One Nerophis lumbriciformis linkage group LG21, RoL_Nlum_v2.1, whole genome shotgun sequence DNA segment encodes these proteins:
- the LOC140679693 gene encoding E3 SUMO-protein ligase ZBED1-like isoform X2 — MEQPTHGKRKSSAVWEYFDHISETKVKCRICTTELSYVNKSTSSMLRHYRARHEHEVPETPRINSATRKQMLDEALLNFIVTDCQPLSIVESEGFRELVQVLEPSYVLPTRKTIKKILVKKYEEERERVKLEVQQAVAITFGNIWIWKWEGRQKTLLQMPYKRSNVTWQREM, encoded by the exons ATGGAGCAGCCTACTCATGGAAAAAGAAAGAGTTCCgccgtgtgggaatattttgatcatatatcggaaacaaag gttaaatgtcgcatttgtacgacagaattgtcgtacgtcaacaaatccacctcctcaatgctgagGCATTATAGGGCCAGGCATGAACATGAAGTTCCAGAGACACCCAGGATAAACTCAG CTACCAGGAAGCAGATGCTGGATGAGGCTCTGCTGAACTTCATTGTGACGGACTGCCAGCCCCTCAGCATTGTGGAGAGTGAAGGGTTCAGGGAACTGGTGCAGGTCCTTGAGCCATCATATGTTTTGCCTACCAGAAAG ACCATCAAAAAAATACTGGTGAAAAAATATGAGGAGGAACGGGAACGAGTGAAATTGGAAGTACAGCAAGCTGTGGCA ataACCTTTGGAAACATCTGGATATGGAAGTGGGAAGGCAGACAAAAAACTCTACTGCAGATGCCATACAAGAGGTCCAACGTTACCTGGCAGAGGGAAATGTAG
- the LOC140679693 gene encoding E3 SUMO-protein ligase ZBED1-like isoform X1 → MEQPTHGKRKSSAVWEYFDHISETKVKCRICTTELSYVNKSTSSMLRHYRARHEHEVPETPRINSATRKQMLDEALLNFIVTDCQPLSIVESEGFRELVQVLEPSYVLPTRKTIKKILVKKYEEERERVKLEVQQAVAVSITADMWTSVNMEAYLALTCHYINDNLQLCTSVLGVQYFPQSHTADNLAQVKRGMMADWAITNKVKCFVTDAAPNMIASTRQLQIRHSICIAHSLNLLVRKSCDQIPTLASIRHKARHIVTYFRSSTTAKEKLAQVQQQMGRPTLKLINEVATRWNSTYEMLSRLHDEKESVWVSLASLKTDLTPLTADEFDIIGETLIVLAPFHQATVELSEERRVSGSKVIPMMKMLYAALEHSASTLQTQAAKHLHENLKRRVTDTASNMESLSVLTLATLLDPRFKSLGFRNSFKLNDAIIRLRSECASVIGRTNEPLPGPSAEQLSAPTSGIYSALFVCCCLKSCNKMHIFCF, encoded by the exons ATGGAGCAGCCTACTCATGGAAAAAGAAAGAGTTCCgccgtgtgggaatattttgatcatatatcggaaacaaag gttaaatgtcgcatttgtacgacagaattgtcgtacgtcaacaaatccacctcctcaatgctgagGCATTATAGGGCCAGGCATGAACATGAAGTTCCAGAGACACCCAGGATAAACTCAG CTACCAGGAAGCAGATGCTGGATGAGGCTCTGCTGAACTTCATTGTGACGGACTGCCAGCCCCTCAGCATTGTGGAGAGTGAAGGGTTCAGGGAACTGGTGCAGGTCCTTGAGCCATCATATGTTTTGCCTACCAGAAAG ACCATCAAAAAAATACTGGTGAAAAAATATGAGGAGGAACGGGAACGAGTGAAATTGGAAGTACAGCAAGCTGTGGCAGTGAGTATAACAGCTGACATGTGGACATCTGTAAACATGGAGGCTTACTTGGCTCTTACCTGTCACTACATAAATGATAATTTGCAGTTGTGTACATCTGTGTTGGGTGTGCAATACTTTCCACAAAGTCACACTGCTGACAATTTGGCCCAGGTCAAAAGGGGCATGATGGCGGACTGGGCCATAACTAATAAAGTAAAGTGTTTTGTGACCGACGCAGCACCAAACATGATTGCATCCACTAGACAGCTCCAAATTCGACACTCAATTTGCATTGCACATAGTCTTAATTTATTAGTTAGAAAATCATGTGACCAGATCCCCACACTTGCATCCATCAGACACAAAGCTAGGCACATTGTCACATACTTCAGATCGAGCACTACAGCTAAGGAGAAGCTTGCTCAAGTGCAGCAACAGATGGGACGGCCAACCCTGAAACTCATCAATGAGGTGGCAACACGCTGGAACAGCACATATGAAATGCTGTCAAGGCTACATGATGAGAAGGAGTCAGTGTGGGTATCTCTGGCCTCTCTAAAAACAGATTTGACTCCACTTACAGCTGATGAGTTTGACATCATAGGAGAAACACTTATTGTGCTTGCTCCTTTCCATCAAGCCACAGTGGAGTTGTCTGAGGAGAGGCGAGTGTCAGGGTCAAAGGTCATCCCGATGATGAAAATGCTCTACGCTGCACTAGAGCATAGTGCTTCAACCTTGCAAACACAGGCAGCCAAACACCTCCATGAAAATTTGAAGCGTCGAGTCACAGACACTGCTTCCAATATGGAGTCATTAAGTGTGTTGACCCTAGCAACACTTCTTGACCCCAGATTTAAATCACTCGGGTTCCGCAATTCTTTTAAATTGAATGACGCCATCATTCGGCTACGTTCCGAATGTGCGTCTGTCATCGGACGCACAAATGAGCCCCTGCCAGGACCATCTGCAGAACAGCTGTCTGCACCCACTTCAGGCATTTATTCAGCattatttgtttgttgttgtttgaaatcatgtaataaaatgcatattttttgtttttaa